In one Lolium rigidum isolate FL_2022 chromosome 3, APGP_CSIRO_Lrig_0.1, whole genome shotgun sequence genomic region, the following are encoded:
- the LOC124700411 gene encoding pentatricopeptide repeat-containing protein At3g49730-like: MQRLSAPLRRRLSTGAASDHTLASSAELAYRLLRRHSSDPQKLASALSASGLDATSPRLLDAVLRRCGAASSLALDYFHWCSPSLPSAPLPSSLALLAKYFSRASAAPSPALLAPLPSHLLSSSILSPVLRRLPPPRALPFALSLLASRPDHDHPSLFLSLLESLSKTGHVAAAERLVEELHTRLPLSIRHYTALLYGWCRQGKLDEAKHVLARMKTADVAPDVVVFNTLLAGFVADGRFEDAFELTKEMDRQDCPPNAVSYTTLMQGLGSRGRVDEVMRVFVEMRRKGCAPDSVTYGTLVSAFCKAGRVAQGYEFLDAMSRDALRVDPAVYLGFFVAHERKEQLEECLELMERMRECKCPPDLSIYNVVIRLSCKLGETKQAVALWNEMENSGLSPGVDSFAIMVNGLVGQGSLVDACNYFKDMVGRGLFVAPQYGMLKDLLNALVRDEKLELAKDVWGCILSKGCELNVSAWTIWIHALYAKKHVKEACLYCLDMLEAGLMPQPDTFAKLMKGLKKLYNRQIAAEITEKVRLMAEERHVSFKMYKRRGVRDLEEKPKSKKKRGQKRSNGRRTVQDQSKEHADLSDSVDDEEFSS; this comes from the coding sequence ATGCAGCGCCTCTCCgcccctctccgccgccgcctctccaccGGCGCCGCCAGCGACCACACCCTCGCCTCCTCCGCGGAGCTCGCGTACCGCCTGCTCCGCCGCCACAGCTCCGACCCGCAGAAGCTCGCCTCCGCGCTGTCCGCGTCGGGGCTCGACGCCACCTCCCCGCGCCTCCTCGACGCCGTGCTCCGCCGCTGCGGCGCCGCGTCCTCCCTCGCGCTCGACTACTTCCACTGGTgctcgccgtcgctgccctccGCGCCGCTCCCCTCCTCGCTCGCGCTCCTCGCCAAGTACTTCTCGCGCGCGTCCGCCGCGCCCAGCcccgccctcctcgcgccgctgcCCTCccacctcctctcctcctccatcctctcgcccgtgctccgccgcctcccgccgccgcgcgccctgcCCTTCGCGCTCTCGCTCCTCGCCTCCCGCCCCGACCACGAccacccctccctcttcctctccctcctcgAGTCCCTCTCCAAGACCGgccacgtcgccgccgccgagcgcctCGTCGAGGAGCTCCACACCCGTCTCCCGCTCTCCATCCGCCACTACACCGCCCTGCTCTACGGGTGGTGCCGCCAGGGCAAGCTCGACGAGGCCAAGCACGTGCTCGCCCGCATGAAGACCGCGGACGTCGCCCCGGACGTCGTCGTCTTCAACACCCTCCTCGCGGGGTTCGTCGCCGACGGCAGGTTCGAGGACGCGTTCGAGCTGACAAAGGAGATGGATCGACAGGACTGCCCTCCCAATGCCGTGTCCTACACCACCCTGATGCAGGGGCTCGGGTCCAGGGGCAGGGTTGATGAGGTAATGAGGGTGTTTGTTGAAATGCGCAGGAAGGGATGCGCACCGGATTCTGTCACGTACGGCACCCTGGTCAGCGCGTTCTGCAAGGCCGGCAGGGTAGCCCAGGGGTACGAGTTCCTGGATGCAATGTCGAGGGACGCGCTGCGGGTGGATCCTGCCGTGTACCTTGGGTTCTTTGTGGCGCATGAGAGGAAGGAGCAGCTGGAGGAGTGCCTGGAGCTGATGGAGCGGATGAGGGAGTGCAAGTGCCCCCCAGACCTCAGTATCTACAATGTGGTGATCCGGTTGTCCTGTAAGCTCGGAGAGACGAAACAAGCCGTGGCGTTGTGGAACGAGATGGAGAATAGCGGGCTCAGTCCTGGGGTCGACTCGTTCGCAATCATGGTGAATGGGCTTGTTGGGCAGGGGTCGCTGGTCGACGCGTGCAATTACTTCAAAGACATGGTTGGGAGGGGCCTATTTGTCGCACCACAGTATGGAATGCTGAAGGACCTCCTCAATGCGTTGGTCAGAGATGAGAAACTTGAGCTTGCAAAGGATGTTTGGGGTTGCATTCTAAGCAAAGGCTGTGAACTAAATGTGAGTGCATGGACAATCTGGATCCATGCGTTGTATGCGAAGAAACATGTCAAGGAGGCATGCTTGTATTGCTTGGACATGCTTGAGGCAGGGCTGATGCCACAGCCTGACACATTTGCAAAGCTCATGAAGGGACTGAAGAAGCTGTACAACAGACAGATTGCTGCTGAAATTACTGAGAAGgtgaggttgatggcggaggagagaCATGTCAGCTTTAAAATGTATAAGAGGCGTGGGGTGAGGGATCTTGAAGAGAAGCCTAAGTCAAAGAAAAAGAGAGGGCAGAAGCGGAGTAACGGGAGGCGGACTGTTCAAGATCAATCTAAAGAACATGCCGACCTTTCGGATTCTGTTGACGATGAAGAATTCTCCAGCTGA